The following coding sequences lie in one Mycobacterium sp. DL440 genomic window:
- a CDS encoding adenine phosphoribosyltransferase, with protein sequence MSQDVSRLVRRLIREVPDFPEPGVQFKDLTPLLADAEGLSAVTDALAATAADADLVAGLDARGFLLGAAVATRLGTGVLAVRKGGKLPPPVHSVTYQLEYGSATLEIPADGIDIAGRNIVIIDDVLATGGTLAAAMRLLEAGGANVLSAAVVLELTALGGRDVVAPLTVSSLHTV encoded by the coding sequence ATGAGCCAAGATGTTTCCCGGCTGGTCAGGAGACTGATCCGGGAGGTCCCCGACTTCCCCGAACCCGGGGTGCAGTTCAAGGACCTGACCCCGTTGCTGGCCGACGCCGAGGGCCTGAGCGCGGTAACCGACGCATTGGCCGCCACCGCGGCCGACGCCGACCTGGTCGCAGGCCTGGACGCGCGCGGTTTTCTGTTGGGTGCCGCGGTCGCGACCCGACTCGGCACCGGTGTCCTGGCGGTACGCAAGGGCGGGAAACTGCCGCCTCCGGTGCACAGCGTGACCTATCAGCTCGAGTACGGCAGCGCGACCCTGGAGATCCCGGCCGACGGGATTGACATCGCCGGGCGCAACATTGTGATCATCGACGATGTCCTGGCCACCGGCGGCACGCTGGCAGCGGCGATGCGGCTGCTCGAGGCCGGCGGTGCCAACGTGCTGAGCGCCGCTGTGGTGCTGGAATTGACGGCCCTGGGCGGCCGGGACGTGGTGGCACCGCTGACGGTCAGCAGCCTGCACACGGTGTGA